In one Poecilia reticulata strain Guanapo linkage group LG8, Guppy_female_1.0+MT, whole genome shotgun sequence genomic region, the following are encoded:
- the bglap gene encoding osteocalcin, which translates to MKTFIVLVLCSLAVYVTSDAAPDPQPAADAPALEEGLFVEKDEASAVVRQKRAAGQLSLAQLESLKEVCEANMACEHMMDTNGIIAAYTAYYGPIPY; encoded by the exons ATGAAAACCTTCATCGTTCTGGTTCTCTGCTCCCTGGCAGTCTACGTGACTTCAG atgcTGCCCCCGACCCCCAGCCTGCTGCAGACGCCCCGGCTCTGGAGGAAG GACTGTTTGTGGAGAAGGACGAGGCCTCCGCCGTGGTGAGGCAGAAGAGAGCTGCTGGACAGCTGTCCCTGGCTCAGCTGGAGAG TCTGAAGGAAGTGTGTGAGGCCAACATGGCTTGTGAACACATGATGGACACCAACGGGATCATCGCCGCCTACACTGCCTACTACGGACCAATCCCCTATTAG
- the mgp gene encoding matrix Gla protein isoform X2 produces the protein MRSLLQFLALCAVVSLCVCYDLFVPPNRANSFIQGNRRITPRANRYNQYFSRKSPAEIRAETCEDYSPCRFYAYRYGVQHAYQRYFGGRNPPQQQQRFRPTGTRRF, from the exons ATGAGGAGCCTCCTTCAGTTCTTGGCCCTCTGCGCTGTGGTCTCCCTCTGTGTCTGCTATG atttatttGTGCCTCCAAATCGAGCCAACTCCTTCATCCAGGGGAACAGACGTATCACACCCAGAGCAAACCGCTACAACCAGTACTTCTCGAG GAAGTCTCCAGCAGAGATCCGTGCAGAGACCTGTGAGGACTACTCGCCCTGCCGCTTCTACGCCTACCGCTACGGCGTCCAACACGCCTACCAGAGATACTTCGGAGGCCGAAATCcaccccagcagcagcagcgcttcAGACCAACGGGGACTCGTCGGTTCTAA
- the mgp gene encoding matrix Gla protein isoform X1, giving the protein MRSLLQFLALCAVVSLCVCYDSNESNESHEDLFVPPNRANSFIQGNRRITPRANRYNQYFSRKSPAEIRAETCEDYSPCRFYAYRYGVQHAYQRYFGGRNPPQQQQRFRPTGTRRF; this is encoded by the exons ATGAGGAGCCTCCTTCAGTTCTTGGCCCTCTGCGCTGTGGTCTCCCTCTGTGTCTGCTATG ATTCTAATGAAAGCAATGAATCCCATGAAG atttatttGTGCCTCCAAATCGAGCCAACTCCTTCATCCAGGGGAACAGACGTATCACACCCAGAGCAAACCGCTACAACCAGTACTTCTCGAG GAAGTCTCCAGCAGAGATCCGTGCAGAGACCTGTGAGGACTACTCGCCCTGCCGCTTCTACGCCTACCGCTACGGCGTCCAACACGCCTACCAGAGATACTTCGGAGGCCGAAATCcaccccagcagcagcagcgcttcAGACCAACGGGGACTCGTCGGTTCTAA